In the Aeromicrobium fastidiosum genome, GGACGACCCGATCAGCAGTGCGCGGGGGTCGTAGGTCGCGAACACGGGTGGCAGCTCGACACCGTCGAGGTTGATCTCGCGCAGCGACTCGTCGACGACCGGGACGACGTCGTGGCGGCGTAGCTGACGGGCCCACTCGTGCCGCTCGGCATCGCCCATGATCGCGGCCGTGGGGTTGTGGAAGTCGGGCACGATCAGGGCCGCGCGGTGGGGTGCGCCCGACAGCACCGCGGCCAGCGCCTCGGTGTCCCAGGGCGAACGGTCGACCGGCAGCGGCGACAGCCGGGCTCCCGCGGCGACGAACGAGTCGTGCGCGTGCGGATACCCCATGCCCTCGACGACGACGCGCTGACCGGGGGAGACCAGCGTGCGGGCGAGCAGCGAGATGGCACCCATCGCACCGCTCGTGACGATGATCTGGCCGGGCTCGGTCGGCAGCCCGCCGTCGGTGTACCGCTGCGCCAGCACCTCGCGCAGCACCGGCAGGCCGTCGGGCAGGTAGCCGGTCGTGGCGAGCAGCCCCGGCAGCTTGGCGACGGCCGTCTCGAAGGCGCGGGTCAGCCCCGGCGGGCCGATCGGAGCCGCGTACGTCATCGCGATCGTGTCGGAGCTGTCGGGCGTGACGATGAGGCTGCTCGCGCTCGACGTCGACAGCGGCACGCGGACGATGCTGCCCGAGCCCCGGCGGGACTGCAGCAGGCCGGAGTCGCGCAGCTCGGCGAAGACGCGGGTCGTCGTCGTGCGGCTGACGCCGAGGGCCGTGGCGAGCTCGCGCTCCGACGGGAGGCGGCTGCCGTCGGCCACGCGTCCGTCGACGACGAGCAGCCGGAGTCGGTCGGCGATCTCCCGATAGGCGGGCCCCACGTGGTCGAGCGGCCCAAGCAGGTCGGCGAGCCGGCGGGCGGAGAGCGTCTGGGCCATGAGGCCACTCTCTCACAATTGGCTATGTAGACCAATGCCAATCAATGTCATCGTGGAGTCATGAACGTCGTCATGTCACTCATCGGGCTCCTGGCCCTCTTCTTGGTCGCTGTGCGTCTCGCCCGTCTCGTGGCGCGCGACGGTCTCGGCTCGAACCTGCCGCCGCGCAGCCACGGTGCCGAGCTCGGCACCTGGGCCGATCGGCAGTTGCAGCGATGAGCGGGCTCGCGGGCCGCCTGGTGCGGCTGAACGTCGGCCTGTTCCTCTACGGCATCACGATGGCCATGATGGTGGAGTCGACGCTGGGCCTCGACCCGTGGGATGTCTTCCACGAGGGCGTCACGCAGCACATCGGCCTGAGCTTCGGGCAGGTCGTCATCGCGACGGGTGCCGTGGTGCTGCTGCTGTGGATCCCCCTGCGGCAGATGCCCGGCGTCGGGACGGTGCTCAACGTCGTCGTCATCGGCCTGGCCGCAGACCTCGGCATCGCGGTCATCGCCCGGCCCGACGAGCTGTGGCTCCGGCTGCTCCTGCTCGTGGGCGGCGTGGTCGGCAACGGCTTCGCCGGCGCGCTCTACATCGGGGCCGCGCTCGGGCCGGGTCCCCGTGACGGTCTCTGGCTGGGGCTCGTGCGCCGCACGGGACGCAGCATCCGGCTGTGGCGCACGACGATCGAGGTCACGGTGCTGGCGATCGGGTTCGCCCTCGGCGGCACGGTCGGGGCCGGCACGGTGCTGTACGCCCTGACGATCGGCCCGATCGTGCAGTTCTTCCTGCGCTTCACGCAGGTCGAGGTCACGCCGGATCGGTCACCACGACGCGCCCGGCGAACCCGGGGCACGCGCGATCCAGCTGTTCGGTGAGCGTCGCGTCGTCCGTGCGGATCGTGATCGCCGGACGGACGAGCCGCGCGATCTCGCACAGGTCGTCGAGGTTGCCTGTCCGGTACGAGTACGACAGGCGGTAGAGCGGGTCGTCGTCGGTCGGGTACGGAGTCAGCATCTGCAGGATCCAGAAGTTGACGTCGTCCTCGTCGTCGGCACCGTCCGACCACCGGATCTGCGGTCGATCGGGATCGGCACCCCGCAGGATCTCGTCGGTCTGCGCGTCCGTGAACGCCGCACCGCCGACGACCCGCTGCAGAGGATTCGACGTCGGCCGGTCGCCGAGCGCCCGTGGCGTCTGCGGCAGCACGATCGTCAGGGCCAGCACGATCGCCGCTCCGACCAGGCCTGCCAGGGTGGTCCGACCGGCCGATGCCAGCAGACGGACGGTCGTGGCGACCAGCACGACGATCGCGATGACGCACGAGAGCCACGCGAGCTTGAGCGGATAGTAGTTCCAGACCGACGCCTGTCCGACGTTGACGAGCAGCAGCGCGCCCACGCCGATCACGCACGCGATCGTGAGGGCCGCGACATGCGCTGCGGCCGGGTCGCGTCGCCTCACGGCCACGACGGTCACCGCGACGGCGACCACCGATGCGCCCGCCACCACCCACGGCGAGAGCGGGTAGACCCACCCGTCGGCGTCGAGCTCCCCGCCGGAGCTGCGCAGGGCCGGTAGCGCCACGAGGGCCGCGCACGCGCACGCCTGGACGACGCCGAGACCCAGCGCGATCCTGCGTGTCCGCGTCGCGATGAGCTCGCGACGGCGGCGCAGGACGATGACGACGCCGAGGGCCGCAGGGAGCAGCGACAGGGGTGTCCACGCGGCGAGCATGACCGTCGTGGACAGCATCAGGGCGAGCAGCACGGCAGCGTCCGAGCGGGTGCCGCCCACGACGACGACCCAGCACAGCAGCAGCACGGGCAGCACGACGTGGGCGTTGAAGAAGCCGAACTCGAGCGCGTAGCCGCTGACGAACCACGTGAGCGGCAGCGCGGACCCGAGCGCGCCGGACGCCGCGGCCAGGCGTGGGTGGCGTGGTCCGACGGTCACGGCCGCCGCGAGGCCAGCCGTGAAGCACGTGGCGGCGACCAACAGGGTCCAGACCACGACGAAGCCCGTCAGGTCGTGGCGCAGCAGATCGGCACCGGGGGTGTCGCCGCGCCCTGCCCACGCACTGATGGCGATGAGCGCCGAGGGCAGCGGGACGGGGTTCTGGTCGCCACCGACCGCGACACCGCCCGCGTCCACGATCGAGCGCGCGTACAGCAGATTGGTGACCGAGTCGCCCATCATGGTCCACGACAGCCGCGCCACGGAGCCGGACGAGACGCCGGTCAGCACGGCGGAGAGCCAGACGACGGGTCCGAGGAGCGCAGGCACCCACAGCGAGGCGAGATCGGGTCCGGGTCCGGACGGACGCGACGTGGCGGGCGATCGCCCGACTGCCACGCATCCGGCGACCCCCACCGCGAGCCAGGTCGCGACGAGCGTCCCGAACGCGGGCAGGCCCGTCGCCCCGGTCACGATCAGTGTCCCCAGCAGCAGCACGAGGGTGCCCGGACCGACCAGCCCGAGAGCGGTGATGCGTCCGACGCGGGGTCCGAGCGTGGTCCACCACGTCGCCGCCGCCACGACGACCATCGGCCACAGGCTGATGCCGAGCAGCGCGGCCGCGGTGGCCACGGCGAGGGCGGTGCCGGCGGCGACGGCAGCGGTCCGGCGGGTCGGCACCACCTCGACGTTCGATCTCACGCCTGACGATCTCACGACGCGGTGGCAGCCCGCTGCGGCTCCGCTGCGCGACGGATCGTCAGCGGCGGGTGGCGATGATCAGCGAGGCGTCGACGTCGATCAGCATCTCGACCGCCGCGAACCGCTCGTCGGTCAGCCACTGCTCGCGCACCGTGTCGACGCGACCCTCGACGATCGGCGGCCAGAAGGCCGAGGGCACGAAGTCGTCGAGCACCGCGATGCCCCCCGGCTCGAGCAGGTCGGCGATGACGTCGATGCTCTCCATGACCTCGCGGATGTCGATGAACAGCAGCGAGAACGGCGCGTACTGCTCGAGCGTCGACCAGTCGCCCGCGATGACGTCGACGTTGTCGGTCTGCGCGAAGATCTTCTGCACGTCGCCGGCCAGGGCGGGGTCGAGCTCGGCGCTGACGACGCGTGCGTCCTTGGGTGCGCCGCTCGACAGCCAGGCCGACCCGACGCCGCACCCCGTGCCCAGCTCGGCGAGCGTCCCGGTCCGGGACGCCGCGAGCGAGGCCAGCAGGCGGCCCGTCTCGTTGCGGATCGAGGTGATGAACCCTCGCTGGCGCGACAGGTCGAGCGTGCTCGAGACGAGCGCGGGGACTTCTGCGGGGGCACTCACGCGATCAGTCTTTCACGATCGGAGGCCGCGTCACGCCGTCGTCGTCTCGGCGGCTGAGACACGCCGAGCGATCACCGTACGGAGCGGGCATACCTGCCGTACGATCGACGCATCATGCGGAAGCAGCTCGTACTCATCGCTTGCCGCGGCAGGGCCTCTTAGGGCCACACCCTGCCGCGGTGTTTCGGCGTTGGCCCGCCGTTTCCGCA is a window encoding:
- the yczR gene encoding MocR-like transcription factor YczR, with amino-acid sequence MAQTLSARRLADLLGPLDHVGPAYREIADRLRLLVVDGRVADGSRLPSERELATALGVSRTTTTRVFAELRDSGLLQSRRGSGSIVRVPLSTSSASSLIVTPDSSDTIAMTYAAPIGPPGLTRAFETAVAKLPGLLATTGYLPDGLPVLREVLAQRYTDGGLPTEPGQIIVTSGAMGAISLLARTLVSPGQRVVVEGMGYPHAHDSFVAAGARLSPLPVDRSPWDTEALAAVLSGAPHRAALIVPDFHNPTAAIMGDAERHEWARQLRRHDVVPVVDESLREINLDGVELPPVFATYDPRALLIGSSSKAYWGGLRVGWIRAPRDAVMPLVQARMMDDLGSSAFDQLVLSELLVEGGQTAAAGRSRLRAGRDHLLSELARELPDVHAPCPAGGLSLWVTLPERMSSRLTSAAARHGLLLTPGPRFVTRPGTVGERHLRLPYNQSHETLTEAVSRLRAAYDEVTDTGTVAPSSTAPSKTLEMIA
- the yczE gene encoding membrane protein YczE; the protein is MSGLAGRLVRLNVGLFLYGITMAMMVESTLGLDPWDVFHEGVTQHIGLSFGQVVIATGAVVLLLWIPLRQMPGVGTVLNVVVIGLAADLGIAVIARPDELWLRLLLLVGGVVGNGFAGALYIGAALGPGPRDGLWLGLVRRTGRSIRLWRTTIEVTVLAIGFALGGTVGAGTVLYALTIGPIVQFFLRFTQVEVTPDRSPRRARRTRGTRDPAVR
- a CDS encoding O-methyltransferase, which gives rise to MSAPAEVPALVSSTLDLSRQRGFITSIRNETGRLLASLAASRTGTLAELGTGCGVGSAWLSSGAPKDARVVSAELDPALAGDVQKIFAQTDNVDVIAGDWSTLEQYAPFSLLFIDIREVMESIDVIADLLEPGGIAVLDDFVPSAFWPPIVEGRVDTVREQWLTDERFAAVEMLIDVDASLIIATRR